From one Anabas testudineus chromosome 21, fAnaTes1.2, whole genome shotgun sequence genomic stretch:
- the cwc22 gene encoding pre-mRNA-splicing factor CWC22 homolog isoform X1, producing the protein MDSPGRSQSPSPAQRKNCGPSEDESSPAAAERPRQTGSAERSPKDRLSPQASPAGPSPSRSPASSSSDSSSSDEDEDESNGALRKIRSSVAQIKRSRSKSKEQDRSRSRDRDRSRSRGKDSSRSKSRERDGSRERDRSRSRGRHSSQERDTSRGHDTSRSRGRDGSRERVRSSSRGRDRSRSRGRDRSRSRSRGRNRSRERDRDRERYDRGRYARDRYDDRFDRRPNRDAESDHRRRGRTPSSPADREPAAASEPPVKKKKEELDPILTRTGGAYIPPAKLRMMQQQITDKSSLPYQRMSWEALKKSINGLINKVNVSNIVNIIQELLQENIVRGRGLLARSVLQAQAASPIFTHVYAAVVAIINSKFPQIGELILKRLILSFRRSYRRNLKQQCLTASKFVAHLINQNVAHEVLCLEMLTLLLERPTDDSVEVAIAFLKECGLKLTEVSPRGINAIFERLRNILHESSIDKRVQYMIEVMFAIRKDGFKDHPVVPEGLDLVDEEDQFTHMLPLDDEYNTEDVLNVFKMDPDFLENEEKYKAIKRDILDEGSSDSGEDEGGDGSDEEEEDQEENEEGAEDEKVTIFDKTEVNLVAFRRTIYLAIQSSLDFEECAHKLIKMDFPENQTKELCNMILDCCAQQRTYEKFFGLLAGRFCLLKKEYMESFEGIFSEQYDTIHRLETNKLRNVARLFAHLLYTDSVPWSVLECIRMSEETTTSSSRIFVKILFQELCAYMGLPKLNQRLKDQTLQPFFEGLFPRDNPRNTRFAINFFTSIGLGGLTDELREHLKNAPKMIMTQNQEVESSDSSSSSPGSSSSDSSSSDSSSDSSDSSSSSSSSSSSDSDAKHRKRKKRKEQIEEEKKKKRKEKDKRDKHSDKKQGRRKNNDESDSDDEKQGRKDRKGRTREAEDRERARDGACRSRRDERAEAEDRDEERRRKMDVQARQRDEELERDRGRERDRERARERDDDKSDRDREREREKQRDRERNKENRDRNREREERRRR; encoded by the exons ATGGACTCTCCGGGCAGAAGTCAAAGTCCCAGtcctgcacagagaaaaaactgtG GACCTTCAGAGGATGAAtccagtccagcagcagcagagaggcccAGACAGACTGGTTCTGCTGAGAGAAGCCCCAAAGATAGACTGTCTCCTCAGGCCAGTCCTGCAGGCCCCAGCCCCTCCAGAAGCCCTGCCTCAAGTAGCTCTGACAGCAGTAGCagtgatgaggatgaggatgagagTAATGGGGCACTGAGGAAGATTCGGAGCAGTGTGGCTCAGATCAAA agatCCAGGTCTAAGTCCAAGGAGCAAGACAGATCCAGGTCCCGAGACAGAGACAGATCCAGATCTAGGGGAAAAGATAGTTCCAGGTCCAAATCCAGAGAAAGAGATGGGtccagggagagagacagatccAGGTCCAGAGGAAGACACAGTTCTCAAGAGAGAGACACATCCAGAGGACACGACACATCAAGGTCTAGGGGACGAGATGGGTCTAGAGAGAGAGTCAGGTCAAGTTCTAGGGGACGTGACAGATCCAGGTCCAGGGGACGTGACAgatccaggtccaggtccaggggACGAAACAGatccagagagagagaccgTGACCGGGAGCGTTACGACAGAGGGCGCTATGCTAG AGATCGCTACGATGATCGTTTTGACAGACGGCCTAATCGGGATGCAGAGTCAGATCACAGGAGGCGGGGCCGCACTCCTTCCTCTCCGGCTGACAGAGAGCCTGCGGCAGCCAGTGAGCCCCCggtcaagaagaagaaggaggagctTGATCCGATCCTGACAAGAACTGGTGGAGCGTACATCCCTCCTGCCAAGCTACGCATGATGCAGCAACAAATCACTGACAAGAGCAG CCTGCCCTATCAGAGGATGAGCTGGGAGGCTCTGAAGAAGTCCATCAACGGTTTGATTAACAAAGTCAATGTGTCCAACATCGTCAACATCAtccaggagctgctgcaggaaaacattGTCAGGGGCAG AGGTCTGCTGGCTCGATCTGTGCTTCAGGCTCAGGCAGCATCTCCGATCTTCACTCATGTCTATGCTGCTGTCGTGGCTATTATCAACTCCAAGTTCCCCCAGATTGGAGAACTGATCCTCAAACGTCTCATCCTGAGCTTCAGGAGGAGCTACCGACGCAATCTCAAG caacAGTGCCTGACAGCCTCAAAATTTGTGGCTCACCTCATCAACCAGAATGTG GCCCATGAGGTTTTGTGTCTGGAGATGCTTACTCTGCTGCTGGAGCGACCGACTGACGACAGCGTTGAGGTCGCCATAGCATTCTTGAAGGAGTGTGGACTCAAACTAACTGAGGTCTCCCCCCGAGGAATCAATG ccatATTTGAGCGTCTCAGGAACATCCTCCACGAGTCGTCCATTGATAAAAGGGTCCAGTACATGATTGAGGTGATGTTTGCCATCAGGAAGGATGGCTTCAAAGATCATCCAGTGGTCCCAGAAGGACTTGACCTAGTAGATGAGGAAGACCAGTTCACCCACATGTTACCACTGGACGATGAGTACAACACTGAGGATGTTCTGA ATGTGTTTAAGATGGACCCAGACTTCCTTGAGAACGAGGAGAAATACAAAGCTATTAAAAGAG ATATCTTGGACGAAGGCAGCAGTGATTCAGGAGAGGACGAAGGCGGCGATGGCAgcgatgaggaggaagaggatcaAGAAGAGAACGAAGAAGGGGCAGAAG ATGAGAAGGTCACCATTTTTGATAAGACAGAAGTCAACCTGGTTGCTTTCCGAAGAACCATCTATCTCGCTATACAGTCCAG TTTGGACTTTGAGGAGTGTGCTCACAAACTCATAAAGATGGACTTTCCTGAGAACCAGACG AAAGAGCTGTGTAACATGATCCTGGACTGCTGTGCTCAACAAAGAACCTACGAGAAGTTCTTCGGTCTGCTTGCTGGG aggtTCTGTCTGCTGAAGAAGGAGTACATGGAGAGTTTTGAGGGGATTTTCTCGGAGCAGTACGACACGATTCACCGACTAGAGACCAACAAGCTGAGGAACGTGGCCCGACTGTTTGCTCACCTGCTCTACACAGACTCTGTTCCCTGGAGT GTGTTGGAGTGTATCAGGATGAGTGAGGAGACCACGACGTCGTCCAGTAGGATCTTTGTGAAGATCCTGTTCCAGGAGCTCTGTGCTTACATGGGCCTCCCCAAACTCAACCAGAGACTCAAAGACCA gactCTGCAGCCGTTCTTTGAAGGCCTGTTCCCTCGTGATAATCCCAGAAACACTCGCTTCGCCATCAACTTCTTCACTTCTATTGGACTAGGGGGACTGAC GGACGAGTTGAGGGAACATTTGAAGAACGCTCCAAAGATGATCATGACTCAAAACCAGGAAGTGGAATCCTCCGACTCCTCCTCGTCCTCGCCTGGCTCCTCCTCATCTGACTCCTCTTCCTCAGACTCATCCAGCGACTCCTCAgactcctcctccagcagcagcagcagcagcagctcag ATTCAGACGCcaaacacaggaagaggaagaagaggaaagaacaaattgaggaggaaaagaagaagaagaggaaagaaaaggacaagagaGACAAACACTCTGACAAGAAGCAAGGCCGACGAAAGAACAATGACGAGAGTGACAGTGACGACGAGAAGCAGGGTAGGAAGGACAGAAAAGGCCGTACACGTGAGGCAGAGGATCGCGAGCGTGCACGTGACGGCGCCTGTCGGAGCAGGCGAGACGAAAGAGCCGAAGCAGAGGACAGGGACGAGGAGAGGAGACGAAAAATGGATGTTCAGGCCAGACAGAGAGAcgaggagctggagagagacCGAGGAAGGGAAAGAGACAGGGAGCGAGCTCGGGAGAGAGACGATGATAAGAGCGACAGGGACagggagagggagcgagagaagcagagggacagagagaggaataaagagaacagagacaggaacagagagagagaggagcggAGGAGGAGATAA
- the cwc22 gene encoding pre-mRNA-splicing factor CWC22 homolog isoform X2, translating to MDSPGRSQSPSPAQRKNCGPSEDESSPAAAERPRQTGSAERSPKDRLSPQASPAGPSPSRSPASSSSDSSSSDEDEDESNGALRKIRSSVAQIKRSRSKSKEQDRSRSRDRDRSRSRGKDSSRSKSRERDGSRERDRSRSRGHDTSRSRGRDGSRERVRSSSRGRDRSRSRGRDRSRSRSRGRNRSRERDRDRERYDRGRYARDRYDDRFDRRPNRDAESDHRRRGRTPSSPADREPAAASEPPVKKKKEELDPILTRTGGAYIPPAKLRMMQQQITDKSSLPYQRMSWEALKKSINGLINKVNVSNIVNIIQELLQENIVRGRGLLARSVLQAQAASPIFTHVYAAVVAIINSKFPQIGELILKRLILSFRRSYRRNLKQQCLTASKFVAHLINQNVAHEVLCLEMLTLLLERPTDDSVEVAIAFLKECGLKLTEVSPRGINAIFERLRNILHESSIDKRVQYMIEVMFAIRKDGFKDHPVVPEGLDLVDEEDQFTHMLPLDDEYNTEDVLNVFKMDPDFLENEEKYKAIKRDILDEGSSDSGEDEGGDGSDEEEEDQEENEEGAEDEKVTIFDKTEVNLVAFRRTIYLAIQSSLDFEECAHKLIKMDFPENQTKELCNMILDCCAQQRTYEKFFGLLAGRFCLLKKEYMESFEGIFSEQYDTIHRLETNKLRNVARLFAHLLYTDSVPWSVLECIRMSEETTTSSSRIFVKILFQELCAYMGLPKLNQRLKDQTLQPFFEGLFPRDNPRNTRFAINFFTSIGLGGLTDELREHLKNAPKMIMTQNQEVESSDSSSSSPGSSSSDSSSSDSSSDSSDSSSSSSSSSSSDSDAKHRKRKKRKEQIEEEKKKKRKEKDKRDKHSDKKQGRRKNNDESDSDDEKQGRKDRKGRTREAEDRERARDGACRSRRDERAEAEDRDEERRRKMDVQARQRDEELERDRGRERDRERARERDDDKSDRDREREREKQRDRERNKENRDRNREREERRRR from the exons ATGGACTCTCCGGGCAGAAGTCAAAGTCCCAGtcctgcacagagaaaaaactgtG GACCTTCAGAGGATGAAtccagtccagcagcagcagagaggcccAGACAGACTGGTTCTGCTGAGAGAAGCCCCAAAGATAGACTGTCTCCTCAGGCCAGTCCTGCAGGCCCCAGCCCCTCCAGAAGCCCTGCCTCAAGTAGCTCTGACAGCAGTAGCagtgatgaggatgaggatgagagTAATGGGGCACTGAGGAAGATTCGGAGCAGTGTGGCTCAGATCAAA agatCCAGGTCTAAGTCCAAGGAGCAAGACAGATCCAGGTCCCGAGACAGAGACAGATCCAGATCTAGGGGAAAAGATAGTTCCAGGTCCAAATCCAGAGAAAGAGATGGGtccagggagagagacagatccAGGTCCAGAG GACACGACACATCAAGGTCTAGGGGACGAGATGGGTCTAGAGAGAGAGTCAGGTCAAGTTCTAGGGGACGTGACAGATCCAGGTCCAGGGGACGTGACAgatccaggtccaggtccaggggACGAAACAGatccagagagagagaccgTGACCGGGAGCGTTACGACAGAGGGCGCTATGCTAG AGATCGCTACGATGATCGTTTTGACAGACGGCCTAATCGGGATGCAGAGTCAGATCACAGGAGGCGGGGCCGCACTCCTTCCTCTCCGGCTGACAGAGAGCCTGCGGCAGCCAGTGAGCCCCCggtcaagaagaagaaggaggagctTGATCCGATCCTGACAAGAACTGGTGGAGCGTACATCCCTCCTGCCAAGCTACGCATGATGCAGCAACAAATCACTGACAAGAGCAG CCTGCCCTATCAGAGGATGAGCTGGGAGGCTCTGAAGAAGTCCATCAACGGTTTGATTAACAAAGTCAATGTGTCCAACATCGTCAACATCAtccaggagctgctgcaggaaaacattGTCAGGGGCAG AGGTCTGCTGGCTCGATCTGTGCTTCAGGCTCAGGCAGCATCTCCGATCTTCACTCATGTCTATGCTGCTGTCGTGGCTATTATCAACTCCAAGTTCCCCCAGATTGGAGAACTGATCCTCAAACGTCTCATCCTGAGCTTCAGGAGGAGCTACCGACGCAATCTCAAG caacAGTGCCTGACAGCCTCAAAATTTGTGGCTCACCTCATCAACCAGAATGTG GCCCATGAGGTTTTGTGTCTGGAGATGCTTACTCTGCTGCTGGAGCGACCGACTGACGACAGCGTTGAGGTCGCCATAGCATTCTTGAAGGAGTGTGGACTCAAACTAACTGAGGTCTCCCCCCGAGGAATCAATG ccatATTTGAGCGTCTCAGGAACATCCTCCACGAGTCGTCCATTGATAAAAGGGTCCAGTACATGATTGAGGTGATGTTTGCCATCAGGAAGGATGGCTTCAAAGATCATCCAGTGGTCCCAGAAGGACTTGACCTAGTAGATGAGGAAGACCAGTTCACCCACATGTTACCACTGGACGATGAGTACAACACTGAGGATGTTCTGA ATGTGTTTAAGATGGACCCAGACTTCCTTGAGAACGAGGAGAAATACAAAGCTATTAAAAGAG ATATCTTGGACGAAGGCAGCAGTGATTCAGGAGAGGACGAAGGCGGCGATGGCAgcgatgaggaggaagaggatcaAGAAGAGAACGAAGAAGGGGCAGAAG ATGAGAAGGTCACCATTTTTGATAAGACAGAAGTCAACCTGGTTGCTTTCCGAAGAACCATCTATCTCGCTATACAGTCCAG TTTGGACTTTGAGGAGTGTGCTCACAAACTCATAAAGATGGACTTTCCTGAGAACCAGACG AAAGAGCTGTGTAACATGATCCTGGACTGCTGTGCTCAACAAAGAACCTACGAGAAGTTCTTCGGTCTGCTTGCTGGG aggtTCTGTCTGCTGAAGAAGGAGTACATGGAGAGTTTTGAGGGGATTTTCTCGGAGCAGTACGACACGATTCACCGACTAGAGACCAACAAGCTGAGGAACGTGGCCCGACTGTTTGCTCACCTGCTCTACACAGACTCTGTTCCCTGGAGT GTGTTGGAGTGTATCAGGATGAGTGAGGAGACCACGACGTCGTCCAGTAGGATCTTTGTGAAGATCCTGTTCCAGGAGCTCTGTGCTTACATGGGCCTCCCCAAACTCAACCAGAGACTCAAAGACCA gactCTGCAGCCGTTCTTTGAAGGCCTGTTCCCTCGTGATAATCCCAGAAACACTCGCTTCGCCATCAACTTCTTCACTTCTATTGGACTAGGGGGACTGAC GGACGAGTTGAGGGAACATTTGAAGAACGCTCCAAAGATGATCATGACTCAAAACCAGGAAGTGGAATCCTCCGACTCCTCCTCGTCCTCGCCTGGCTCCTCCTCATCTGACTCCTCTTCCTCAGACTCATCCAGCGACTCCTCAgactcctcctccagcagcagcagcagcagcagctcag ATTCAGACGCcaaacacaggaagaggaagaagaggaaagaacaaattgaggaggaaaagaagaagaagaggaaagaaaaggacaagagaGACAAACACTCTGACAAGAAGCAAGGCCGACGAAAGAACAATGACGAGAGTGACAGTGACGACGAGAAGCAGGGTAGGAAGGACAGAAAAGGCCGTACACGTGAGGCAGAGGATCGCGAGCGTGCACGTGACGGCGCCTGTCGGAGCAGGCGAGACGAAAGAGCCGAAGCAGAGGACAGGGACGAGGAGAGGAGACGAAAAATGGATGTTCAGGCCAGACAGAGAGAcgaggagctggagagagacCGAGGAAGGGAAAGAGACAGGGAGCGAGCTCGGGAGAGAGACGATGATAAGAGCGACAGGGACagggagagggagcgagagaagcagagggacagagagaggaataaagagaacagagacaggaacagagagagagaggagcggAGGAGGAGATAA